From the genome of Colletotrichum destructivum chromosome 10, complete sequence, one region includes:
- a CDS encoding Putative major facilitator superfamily, MFS transporter superfamily, with amino-acid sequence MALQPQSSGLDQPSPAGTTRDVTSAAHDKEQEANPEPPAEGPFLSSEDEYPEGGTRAWSVVLGSWFASFSALGISNSVATIHAYISSHQLAGYSEGQIGWIFSTYMFLIFFCGIYVGPIFDKYGSRWLILSGTICVVAAQMLLSISTQFWHFILAFGVLNGIGGSLLFTPSLAAIGHWFHHRRGLATGIATTGGCFGGIVYPMLLRAMFERAGWAWAIRTVAFIVLVFCGAAILLIDTRLPSAPDASPHPDLRILRDPAFALTTLGIFLLEWSLFIPLTYISSYAIHQGFDLDFAYQIPTILNAGSVAGRILAGWFGDFAGPFNSNILAVALSIVACLAVWLPAGSSTSGIVVFVVLFGFASGNNISISPVCIGKLCKTENYGRYQATAYTVASFACLLDIPIAGEIISAQNGSYWGLILFTGLIYVLSLVALMAAKVRCAGWKITAVF; translated from the exons ATGGCTTTGCAACCGCAATCCTCTGGACTCGACCAGCCATCCCCTGCCGGTACCACCCGAGACGTCACAAGCGCCGCCCACGACAAGGAACAAGAAGCAAACCCCGAGCCCCCAGCCGAAGGCCCGTTTCTGAGCTCCGAAGACGAGTACCCAGAAGGGGGCACGCGAGCTTGGTCAGTAGTGCTAGGCTCGTGGttcgcctccttctcggcatTAGGGATCTCGAACAGCGTTGCAACCATCCATGCCTACATCAGCTCCCACCAGTTGGCCGGCTATAGCGAAGGCCAGATCGGATGGATCTTCTCGACGTACATGTTTCTGATCTTCTTCTGCGGGATCTATGTCGGGCCCATCTTTGACAAGTACGGATCGAGGTGGCTGATATTGTCCGGAACCATTTGCGTCGTTGCGGCCCAAATGTTGCTGAGCATCTCTACGC AGTTCTGGCATTTCATACTGGCCTTCGGAGTGCTcaacggcatcggcggctcCCTCCTGTTCAcgccctccctcgccgcAATCGGCCATTGGTTCCACCACCGTCGAGGCCTCGCCACGGGCATCGCCACCACGGGGGGCTGTTTCGGCGGGATAGTCTACCCCATGCTGCTCCGCGCCATGTTCGAGCGCGCGGGGTGGGCCTGGGCGATCCGCACcgtcgccttcatcgtcctcgtcttctgcgGCGCCGCGATTCTGCTCATCGATACGCGGCTGCCCTCGGCCCCGGACGCATCGCCGCACCCCGACCTCCGCATCCTGCGAGACCCAGCGTTCGCCTTGACCACGCTCGGCATCTTCCTTCTCGAGTGGTCGTTGTTCATACCCCTCACCTACATCTCCAGCTACGCCATCCACCAAGGCTTCGATCTCGACTTCGCGTACCAGATCCCGACGatcctcaacgccggcagCGTGGCGGGTCGGATCCTCGCCGGCTGGTTCGGCGACTTTGCCGGCCCGTTCAACTCCAACATCCTAGCCGTTGCCCTGAGCATTGTGGCCTGCTTGGCCGTGTGGCTGCCCGCGGGGTCGTCTACGTCAGGCATCGTTGTGTTCGTTGTCCTTTTTGGCTTTGCCAGCGGAAACAACATTAGCATTAGCCCCGTTTGTATCGGGAAGCTCTGCAAGACGGAGAATTACGGGCGCTATCAGGCCACAGCGTACACTGTGGCTTCCTTCGCTTGTCTCCTGGACATTCCTATTGCTGGCGAGATCATTTCTGCGCAGAATGGCAGTTATTGGGGGTTGATCTTGTTTACAGGTCTGATCTATGTCCTTTCACTCGTTGCGTTGATGGCTGCCAAGGTTAGGTGTGCAGGGTGGAAGATCACCGCCGTGTTCTAG
- a CDS encoding Putative molybdenum cofactor sulfurase: MLLQILRALQGLEASTIALAVITPVLLMSLGLALIVYNGDAASTRRKLRHLRDISVRKSNMADQFDRKYAAPEATKTTGPVRIKSIYLHPIKSCGFVEVSRALLTKTGFLYDRCFALATEAADPDTGTVLWKFISQRTKPQMCHIQTEIWVPREDADRSDPLVQAGGCVVVTFPDPDPSSWVQRLEAFWDPSAAPKVSCVVPLQPTPALADEYDINLRTFGIHARDASGLDMGKIPAVAAVLPKLKRFLAIPENRGLTLTRCTPETLVRTDKNLAPLEHIGSPAVHGYTDQQPVNINSLSSVHAVSALLPAENRPLNALRFRANLWITGAPAFAEESWKRCRILPGRPPSGAFKPEPEPEPRAAVSPKLSVVCRTSRCTMPNVNLETATFDSDAPSAEKKKGKPQPSTTLIEHRTPETGNPKALGYIGMHCVPEDADLNEAESQGKGLYVQVGDEIEVLETGSHLYGATGNDY, from the coding sequence ATGCTACTTCAAATACTCCGGGCCCTTCAAGGGCTCGAGGCCTCCACTATCGCCCTCGCAGTCATAACCCCCGTCCTGCTGATGAGCCTTGGCCTGGCTCTCATCGTCTACAATGGAGATGCAGCTTCCACGCGCAGAAAGCTGAGGCACCTGCGGGATATCAGCGTGCGCAAGAGCAACATGGCGGACCAGTTCGACCGCAAGTACGCTGCGCCAGAGGCTACTAAAACGACTGGACCGGTCCGGATCAAGTCCATCTACCTCCACCCGATCAAGTCGTGCGGCTTTGTCGAGGTGAGCCGGGCCCTTCTCACCAAGACCGGGTTTCTGTATGACAGGTGCTTCGCGCTGGCCACGGAGGCCGCCGACCCCGATACCGGAACAGTGTTGTGGAAGTTCATCAGCCAGCGCACCAAGCCCCAGATGTGCCACATCCAGACGGAGATCTGGGTGCCGCGCGAGGACGCCGATCGGAGCGACCCGCTggtccaggccggcggctgTGTCGTCGTGACGTTCCCGGACCCGGATCCCTCGTCTTGGGTACAGCGGCTCGAGGCGTTCTGGGATCCCTCAGCAGCCCCCAAGGTCTCATGCGTCGTGCCTCTGCAGCCCACGCCTGCCCTGGCAGACGAATACGACATCAACCTCAGGACCTTCGGCATCCATGCGCGCGACGCTAGCGGCCTCGACATGGGCAAGatccccgccgtcgccgccgtgctgCCGAAGCTGAAGAGGTTCCTGGCGATCCCCGAGAACCGGGGCCTCACGCTCACGCGGTGCACCCCGGAGACCCTAGTCCGCACCGACAAGAACCTGGCGCCGCTCGAACACATCGGCTCGCCCGCGGTTCACGGTTACACCGACCAGCAGCCcgtcaacatcaacagcCTGTCCTCCGTCCACGCCGTGTCCGCCCTCCTGCCCGCCGAGAACCGGCCCCTGAACGCCCTCCGCTTCCGGGCGAACCTCTGGATCACGGGCGCGCCGGCGTTCGCGGAGGAGTCGTGGAAACGTTGCCGGATACTTCCCgggaggccgccgagcggGGCTTTTaagccggagccggagccggagccgcgGGCTGCCGTGTCGCCGAAGCTGTCCGTCGTCTGCCGGACGTCGCGGTGCACCATGCCCAACGTCAACCTCGAGACGGCGACCTTCGACTCGGACGCGCCGTctgcggagaagaagaagggcaagccGCAGCCGAGCACGACGCTGATCGAGCACCGCACCCCGGAGACGGGGAACCCCAAGGCGCTGGGGTACATTGGGATGCATTGCGTGCCTGAAGATGCGGACCTGAACGAGGCGGAGAGCCAGGGCAAGGGGCTGTACGTCCAAGTCGGCGACGAAATTGAGGTCCTTGAGACGGGGTCGCATTTGTATGGGGCCACTGGCAACGACTACTAG
- a CDS encoding Putative Ap4A phosphorylase 1/2, ATP adenylyltransferase, HIT-like superfamily, protein MGSSTVDEASVLARFDKLVREEIVMYEEEMEKIYHKDGGFKFEFRITAALKSKPAAVGHNAELDDAKAGADGDSESPATAPANGTPNGRPPRGIEFDADGRIPGGDISIEGYEIGPVRDTHVLAFNKFCAYRPHLLLMTADGRRRQFEALDGADLAAAREVLGGLKGGGAARGRREYLVIYNCGKNGGCSRLHKHMQVILAPEAIPMWPDTAGSEGAAAGAGQEPPFRYLIYRFARSSSGDEVGGMPSADDLVTAYRRMLRQATELIPGRDAVVENDEDGKRVAVPHNVILGRRWMVVVPRVTDGVDGAGVNAAGMLGVVWASEGGTVEKWKRLGPRRVLREVGVGR, encoded by the exons ATGGGCTCATCCACGGTAGACGAGGCCTCGGTCTTGGCCCGGTTCGATAAGCTCGTCAGGGAAGAAATTGTCATGTACGAGGAGGAAATGGAGAAGATTTACCACAAGGACGGAGGCTTCAAG TTCGAGTTTCGCATCACCGCGGCTCTGAAGagcaagcccgccgccgtggggCACaacgccgagctggacgacgcgaaggccggcgccgacggcgactcTGAGAGCCCCGCAACCGCACCCGCAAACGGGACGCCCAATGGCCGGCCTCCGCGCGGCATCGagttcgacgccgacggccgcatcCCCGGCGGTGATATCAGCATTGAGGGCTACGAGATCGGCCCCGTCCGCGACACGCATGTCCTCGCCTTCAACAAGTTCTGCGCCTACCGGCCGCACCTGCTGCTCATGACGGCCGACGGGCGGAGGAGGCAGTTCGAggcgctcgacggcgcggaccTGGCCGCCGCGAGGGAGGTGCTGGGGGGGCTCAAAGGCGGAGGAGCGGCacgcgggcggcgggagtACCTGGTCATCTACAACTGCGGCAAGAACGGCGGGTGCAGCCGGCTGCACAAGCATATGCAGGTCATACTCGCGCCCGAGGCCATCCCCATGTGGCCCGACACGGCCGGTtcggagggggcggcggcgggagcgggaCAGGAGCCGCCGTTTCGATACCTCATCTACCGGTTCGCCAGGTCCTCATCCGGCGACGAGGTTGGAgggatgccgtcggcggacGACTTGGTCACGGCGTACCGGCGGATGCTCCGGCAGGCGACGGAGCTGATTCCGGGACGGGACGCTGTCGTCGAGaatgacgaggacggcaagagGGTGGCGGTGCCGCATAATGTCATCCTGGGTCGGAGGTGGATGGTGGTCGTTCCGAGGGTGACCGACGGGGTGGACGGGGCCGGCGTCAACGCGGCGGGGATGCTGGGTGTCGTTTGGGCCTCGGAGGGAGGGACGGTCGAGAAGTGGAAGAGGCTAGGACCGAGGCGCGTGTTGAGAGAGGTCGGTGTTGGAAGATGA
- a CDS encoding Putative PAT complex subunit Asterix, whose product MASKRDMRRPDLIVPYQEPRAKGDSTELSSTLSSTLPMAAMLTRNKFIGWASVVFSIQTWLGESEETKKSSATPGYFSVGMSIMGLAVSYLPLFLPPPVPRGAATGTGPAAPVPPA is encoded by the exons ATGGCTTCGAAGCGGGATATGCGCCGGCCGGATCTGA TCGTTCCCTACCAGGAGCCCAGGGCCAAGGGTGACAGCACCGAGCTCTCCTCCACCCTCTCCTCTACCCTACCGATGGCCGCTATGCTCACACGTAACAAGTTCATCGGATG GGCCTCCGTTGTCTTCAGCATCCAGACCTGGCTtggcgagagcgaggagaCCAAGAAGAGCTCCGCGACCCCGGGCTACTTCTCCGTGGGCATGTCCA TTATGGGCCTCGCCGTGAGCTACCTGCCCCTTTTCCTGCCTCCCCCCGTCCCGAGAGGCGCCGCCACTGGCAccggccccgccgcccccgttCCTCCTGCGTAG
- a CDS encoding Putative mediator complex, subunit Med12, whose product MTSRPPMVVQPRPPQQQRTLSSSGLSVQRPTHQRTLSAQYLPQSPVRKENLIDLTGDANDAAVAQNRYGTLPRRGGSRLKLELSNEAMLAQHPVTDSPQILTPSRLLPKNESSNLTDMSSPASAKGHGVDADNPPMPMPKRRPRFVVPAAVKDTPTPALAIKKDGRPKPWHFETPPAAPRYAPFGKPRTDATTKSAFGAPTRETSELGHADFFPWNGNHPEDQYSETVIKTGYYDKPPASSATETSSAKAALFPALKHKSGLNLLSNIFVGVLNQRKLNGQISSPSTFKPPPRVTLTDTKREMWLRDLANPSISLRRLSRTIPHGIRGKVLLDHCLNKNVPTERAVWLVKCVGANEIRAFKRKGNGPGPFVLGGEAKWLRDWTVFVEQFLEGVSTAFGDNDWKAKVQYAIRLATHLYAEQLLDRDHYMDWLVSGLENSTQSKLPMWILITQIYWKDLLRLRRYGRRLVNALLSHLYTIHNDPDRDILVQLSTRLTSLLSPLLSAHPDNFVSPATWFKYRDALLASIPIDHEFAQSAFRSINTRNEQLVASASNSQPANRQILVKHLDTSFTSLYNPDLVAQCWAVSEDKGMIVRTLLEWCTSPHRPGASKVYITASLLRAWAAAGVDVTAAVLEFLGNNPPTERNSKRVFHRLMSEIVRTGDFQLQGYIFWLIARGGLRKQTDTEADGSCATRLLVDLPLHALNPSSQATRASLLRRASYDVNDEVEDINTALKCIHHALGLPLPLGDPMLQRKPVPVGKLCRLISTSSRALQTEVGARLLQIFTAEIITTKNGPQVSPAMFNFARAVLEAASDFSVLAEIIKTVARASNPEILASCADTLNVHLPVFAALGVAKEVFDFLMERLKTVSEEQGPAARPLLASLANLAARLPGFTNTASYLRQQLHQCDRNNPIDACSPVSDNMTAQLQDAEGELHEEIEKLLASGTSVDRPTMDRLFQTVVGRLESCWSKSPDRQRAYSALLGRLRIFDTQHFDVRMTDWVHHISTLKARPALVDIYPLLISMGCLTLPIILTTTSVDAGRIAPGLSGPFNSTTTHTQEVLYLATMPLAAKTALTPEETYRFYIQQQVVPRQSHKDMVVLIRNALVEYSRLQGIADPALLPLANPGFRDSVLELLKLLVLRDAPSVVQGLSTKTSEPALTTLFAQITTKLLLPDASDESPLTFETVLELANEFTLPFCQLKLSVGLSADSTTSPGGGEQALTQFDMFSRAMDRAVSANNVMWTSMLPYLSEEITEHLKKQAHLRFLGLFPSQKNPPASDPLSQESVQLAGSLLSVVEAILRGRPAVRTSQLTSGMVEKLAELWEILAAGGDDKRDLRASILRYWLPALLKFITLHTTANDPLCAPVQAQAANNMKPPANATAYEIRARILIILSGLTLELDSLALQDPQTGRLLSQQVFDLALMLIDTLPEDARLQCVRVLLTGGTIQNPASSDARLRYLFSYMPAQTEQFVLAHRQQPTTTQQNGPPRPKIPISMQGTDRLTPFVYRKWEMLSEPTPNVGENDTALSLTLFEAIKIQ is encoded by the exons ATGACCTCTCGGCCCCCAATGGTCGTCCAGCCGCGGCcgccccagcagcagcgaacTCTGAGCAGCTCGGGCTTGTCGGTCCAACGGCCAACTCACCAACGCACCCTGTCCGCCCAGTACCTGCCTCAGTCGCCCGTTCGAAAGGAGAACCTGATCGACCTGACGGGCGACGCCAacgatgccgccgttgcccaGAACAGATATGGCACCCTGCCGCGGAGGGGAGGCTCTCGCCTCAAGCTCGAGCTATCCAACGAAGCCATGCTCGCTCAGCACCCCGTCACCGACTCCCCACAAATCCTTACGCCCTCCCGCCTTTTGCCCAAGAACGAGTCCTCCAACCTCACCGACATgagctcgccggcctcggccaagggCCATGGCGTCGACGCAGATAAcccgccgatgccgatgcccaAACGCCGTCCGCGATTcgtcgtccccgccgccgtcaaagACACCCCGACGCCCGCTCTTGCAATCAAGAAGGACGGCCGCCCGAAGCCCTGGCACTTCGAAACCCCGCCTGCCGCTCCTCGATACGCCCCCTTCGGCAAGCCGCGGACCGACGCGACAACCAAATCGGCCTTCGGCGCTCCCACGCGCGAGACTTCGGAACTCGGCCATGCCGACTTCTTCCCCTGGAACGGAAACCACCCCGAAGACCAATACTCCGAGACTGTTATCAAAACTGGCTACTATGACAAACCCCCAGCCTCCTCCGCGACCGAGACTTCGTCCGCCAAGGCTGCGCTGTTCCCCGCCCTGAAGCACAAGAGCGGGCTCAACTTGCTGTCCAACatcttcgtcggcgtcctgAACCAAAGGAAGCTAAATGGCCagatctcgtcgccctcgaccttcAAACCGCCGCCCCGCGTCACCCTCACCGACACCAAGCGAGAAATGTGGCTGAGGGACTTGGCGAACCCCTCCATCTCTTTGCGCCGACTCAGCCGAACCATCCCTCACGGCATCCGTGGCAAGGTCTTGTTGGATCACTGCCTCAACAAGAACGTCCCGACCGAAAGGGCTGTCTGGCTGGTCAAGTGTGTTGGAGCCAACGAGATTCGAGCCTTCAAGCGGAAGGGAAACGGCCCTGGCCCCTTtgtgctcggcggcgaggccaagtGGCTGAGAGACTGGACTGTCTTCGTTGAGCAGTTCCTCGAGGGTGTTTCGACAGCCTTTGGCGACAACGACTGGAAAGCCAAGGTGCAATACGC CATCCGGCTGGCTACCCATCTCTACGCCGAACAACTACTCGATCGCGACCACTACATGGACTGGCTTGTCTCAGGGCTCGAGAACTCGACGCAGTCGAAGCTGCCCATGTGGATACTCATTACCCAGATCTACTGGAAAGACTTGCTTCGCTTGAGGAGATATGGCCGACGATTGGTGAACGCCTTGCTCAGCCACCTCTATACG ATACACAACGACCCTGACCGCGATATCCTCGTTCAGCTCTCGACGAGACTTACCTCCTTGCTCTCTCCCCTGTTGTCGGCGCATCCCGACAACTTCGTGTCCCCTGCAACTTGGTTCAAGTACAGGGACGCCCTATTAGCATCTATCCCGATCGATCACGAGTTCGCGCAGAGTGCATTCAGATCAATCAATACCAGAAACGAGCAGCTCGTGGCTTCGGCCAGCAATTCGCAGCCAGCGAACCGGCAAATACTTGTCAAGCATCTCGACACTAGCTTCACATCGCTATACAACCCCGACTTAGTTGCCCAGTGCTGGGCTGTTAGCGAGGACAAGGGCATGATTGTGCGCACCTTACTGGAATGGTGTACCTCGCCGCACCGGCCAGGGGCTTCGAAGGTCTACATCACTGCCAGCCTTCTCCGGGCTTGGGCGGCAGCCGGAGTCGACGTGACGGCAGCCGTCCTCGAGTTTCTCGGCAACAACCCGCCGACGGAGCGAAATTCGAAACGGGTGTTTCACAGACTCATGTCGGAAATCGTACGCACCGGGGATTTTCAACTTCAGGGCTATATTTTCTGGCTCATTGCTAGAGGCGGTCTCCGCAAGCAGACCGATACCGAGGCCGACGGTTCCTGCGCGACGAGGCTGCTGGTAGATCTTCCCCTCCACGCACTGAACCCATCTTCCCAGGCGACCAGAGCGAGCCTTCTTCGACGTGCGAGCTACGATGTcaacgacgaggtcgaggacatCAACACAGCCCTGAAGTGCATTCACCATGCTCTAGGACTGCCTCTCCCGCTGGGAGACCCGATGCTGCAACGGAAGCCCGTTCCGGTGGGTAAACTTTGTAGGTTGATATCCACTAGCAGCCGAGCCCTTCAGACCGAGGTTGGAGCTAGGCTTTTGCAAATTTTCACGGCCGAGATCATCACGACCAAGAACGGACCGCAGGTCTCCCCGGCCATGTTCAACTTCGCACGCGCCGTTCTCGAAGCCGCGTCAGACTTTTCTGTTCTGGCCGAGATCATCAAAACGGTGGCGCGCGCTTCGAACCCCGAGATCTTAGCGTCTTGCGCCGATACTCTGAACGTGCACCTGCCTGTCTTCGCTGCGTTGGGCGTGGCAAAGGAAGTGTTCGATTTCTTGATGGAAAGGCTGAAGACGGTCAGCGAGGAACAAGGTCCTGCTGCGCGACCCTTGTTGGCATCCCTCGCGAACCTGGCCGCTCGGCTACCTGGGTTCACGAACACGGCCAGCTATCTCCGCCAGCAGCTCCACCAGTGTGACCGCAACAACCCGATCGACGCCTGTTCGCCGGTATCCGACAACATGACGGCGCAGCTGCAGGACGCGGAGGGCGAGCTACACGAAGAGATCGAGAAGCTTCTGGCGAGCGGAACTAGCGTGGATCGGCCGACGATGGATCGTCTGTTCCAGACTGTGGTGGGTCGGTTGGAGTCTTGCTGGTCCAAATCGCCTGACCGGCAGCGTGCTTACAGCGCACTCCTTGGACGACTGCGCATTTTCGACACGCAACACTTCGATGTGCGCATGACCGACTGGGTTCACCACATCAGCACGCTGAAGGCTCGTCCTGCTCTGGTGGATATCTATCCGCTGCTGATCAGCATGGGCTGCTTGACCCtgcccatcatcctcacGACGACATCGGTCGACGCCGGCAGGATAGCGCCCGGCTTATCCGGACCGTTCAACAGCACTACCACCCACACGCAGGAGGTTCTCTACCTTGCGACGATGCCTCTTGCGGCCAAGACCGCCCTGACCCCCGAAGAGACGTATCGGTTCTATATCCAGCAGCAGGTGGTGCCGCGCCAAAGCCACAAGGACATGGTGGTCCTTATCAGGAACGCACTGGTCGAATACTCGAGGCTTCAGGGAATCGCCGATCCTGCGCTGCTGCCACTTGCGAATCCGGGCTTCAGAGACTCCGTTCTGGAGCTGCTCAAGCTTTTGGTTCTGCGTGATGCTCCTTCAGTCGTCCAGGGGCTCAGCACCAAGACGTCCGagccggcgttgacgacTCTGTTTGCCCAGATAACTACCAAGCTCCTGCTGCCCGACGCCAGCGACGAGTCGCCGCTCACTTTCGAAACCGTCCTGGAACTCGCCAACGAGTTCACTCTCCCCTTTTGCCAGCTCAAGCTGTCAGTCGGCCTCTCGGCGGACAGCACGACGAGCCCGGGAGGAGGCGAGCAGGCCCTGACGCAGTTTGACATGTTTTCGCGGGCAATGGATCGCGCCGTGTCGGCCAACAACGTCATGTGGACGAGCATGCTGCCCTACTTGAGCGAGGAGATCACGGAACATCTCAAGAAGCAGGCCCATCTACGGTTTCTCGGGCTGTTCCCATCGCAGAAGAACCCCCCCGCTTCAGATCCCCTTTCTCAGGAAAGCGTTCAGCTCGCAGGGAGCCTGCTGTCGGTTGTCGAAGCCATTCTGCGGGGTCGACCGGCGGTTCGAACCTCCCAGCTGACTTCCGGCATGGTCGAAAAGTTGGCGGAGCTTTGGGAGATCCTGGCGGCCGGAGGCGATGACAAGAGAGATCTACGGGCGTCGATACTGCGGTATTGGCTGCCGGCATTGTTAAAGTTCATCACGCTCCACACGACCGCAAACGATCCTTTGTGCGCGCCGGTTCAGGCTCAGGCCGCCAACAACATGAAGCCGCCGGCCAATGCTACTGCGTATGAGATTCGGGCAAGGATCCTGATCATTCTGTCCGGTCTcaccctcgagctcgacagcCTGGCGCTCCAAGACCCACAGACAGGCCGACTCCTGAGCCAGCAGGTATTCGACCTGGCTCTGATGCTGATTGACACCCTGCCGGAAGACGCGCGCCTGCAGTGCGTGCGTGTCCTTCTCACAGGCGGCACGATACAAAACCCAGCATCGTCTGATGCACGCCTTCGGTACCTGTTCAGCTATATGCCTGCGCAGACCGAGCAATTCGTGCTCGCTCACCGACagcagccgacgacgacacagCAAAACgggccaccgaggccgaaAATCCCGATCTCGATGCAGGGCACCGACAGACTCACACCATTCGTCTACCGCAAGTGGGAGATGCTTAGCGAGCCGACCCCTAACGTTGGCGAGAACGATACGGCGCTCAGCCTCACACTGTTTGAGGCTATCAAGATTCAGTAA
- a CDS encoding Putative berberine/berberine, FAD-binding domain, PCMH-type, FAD-binding, type PCMH, subdomain 2 yields MQLLATSAMAVLLMGGQAVGELCKCSPTDACWPSAAEWEAFNATITGNLIRTVPPGSVCYPDEPNYDAEACDAVLSGWSSSVFHSSDPASVSNAWSNSSCVPVYPNGTSVDGVPGVGDRGCSLGALPSYVVNATGPEVIQGALRFAREKNLRVAIKNTGHNGSGRNLGFGSLSIWTHNLKQTQFHERFQPVSCSANTTWKGSQMAITIGAGIQDGEIFDFAKKNNVVAVGGTSKDVGVVGWATGGGHGFMTGEYGMGADNILEAAIVTPSGDLITANACQNEDVFWAIRGGGGGTFGVIVNMTMKAYPVPEMTLLGLDVAANNGTSSKAWWRFVAQLHGLLPAIQEEGVKGYYTIGAPAGQTIAFASSLFLWNAANGTAERVLAPVKALLAANNGTVTGSVQTVPIPSFYDLLETMPMIESPAGAPAITAARLITRRVVTEEQDLLAEVLEEVGTRVLAPTNGLPNLSMSGTMTIGHEPVDNALNPAWRDSVVHLITQQSWDGSLPAANVSRIVNDMTYNKLNALRRLDPGSGTYLNEANTFEPGWQWSFFGSNYGGLRSVKEKYDPEGLLWCPQCVGGEDWVQREDGRLCEAYKPFGAR; encoded by the exons ATGCAGCTCTTGGCCACATCAGCCATGGCCGTCCTTTTGATGGGCGGCCAGGCAGTCGGAGAACTGTGCAAATGT TCTCCTACAGACGCCTGCTGGCCCTCCGCCGCGGAGTGGGAGGCCTTCAACGCCACCATCACCGGAAACCTGATCCGCACCGTCCCGCCGGGCTCCGTCTGCTACCCCGACGAGCCCAACTACGACGCAGAAGCCTgcgacgccgtcctctcCGGCTGGTCTTCGTCCGTCTTCCACTCCTCCGACCCGGCGAGCGTGTCGAACGCCTGGTCCAACAGCAGCTGCGTCCCCGTCTACCCCAACGGGACCagtgtcgacggcgtcccgGGCGTGGGAGACAGAGGATGCTCCCTCGGCGCGCTGCCGTCCTACGTCGTCAACGCGACGGGGCCCGAAGTGATCCAGGGCGCGCTCCGGTTCGCCAGGGAGAAGAACTTGCGCGTCGCCATCAAGAACACGGGACATAACGGCTCTGGAAG AAACCTAGGATTCGGGAGTCTATC CATCTGGACGCACAACTTGAAGCAGACCCAGTTCCACGAGAGATTCCAACCTGTCTCCTGCTCCGCCAACACCACATGGAAGGGCAGCCAGAtggccatcaccatcggcgCGGGCATCCAAGATGGCGAGATCTTTGACTTcgccaagaagaacaacgtcgtcgccgtgggCGGGACAAGCAAG gatgtcggcgtcgtcggttGGGCCACCGGCGGAGGCCACGGCTTCATGACGGGCGAGTACGGCATGGGCGCAGACAacatcctcgaggccgccatcgtcaccccGTCCGGCGATCTCATCACCGCCAACGCCTGCCAAAACGAGGACGTCTTCTGGGCcatccgcggcggcggcggcggcacctttggcgtcatcgtcaacaTGACCATGAAGGCGTACCCCGTGCCGGAGATGACgctgctgggcctcgacgttgCCGCGAATAACGGCACGTCCTCCAAGGCGTGGTGGCGGTTCGTCGCCCAGCTGCACGGCCTGCTGCCCGCGAtccaggaggagggggtcAAGGGCTACTACACCATCGgcgcgccggccggccagaccatcgccttcgcctcctCGCTGTTCCTGTGGAACGCGGCCAACGGGACGGCCGAGAGGGTGCTGGCCCCCGTCAAGGCGCTCCTAGCGGCGAACAACGGCACAGTGACCGGCTCCGTCCAGACGGTCCCCATTCCCTCCTTCTacgacctcctcgagacGATGCCTATGATCGAAAGCCCCGCGGGAGCGcccgccatcaccgccgcccgcctgATCACCCGTCGAGTCGTCACCGAGGAGCAAGACCTCTTGGCCGAGGTtctcgaggaggtcggcaCGCGGGTGCTTGCCCCGACC AACGGACTGCCGAACCTTTCCATGAGCGGCACCATGACCATCGGCCACGAGCCCGTCGACAACGCACTGAACCCCGCCTGGCGCGACTCGGTCGTCCACCTCATCACGCAGCAGAGCTGGGACGGCTCGCTCCCGGCCGCCAATGTTTCGCGCATCGTGAACGACATGACGTACAACAAGCTCAACGCCCTCCGGAGGTTGGACCCGGGCTCGGGAACGTACTTGAACGAG GCCAACACCTTCGAGCCCGGCTGGCAGTGGTCCTTCTTCGGGTCCAACTACGGCGGCCTCCGCAGCGTCAAGGAGAAGTATGACCCGGAGGGCCTGCTCTGGTGCCCGCAgtgcgtcggcggcgaggactgGGTCCAGCGCGAGGACGGCCGGCTTTGCGAGGCCTACAAGCCGTTCGGCGCTCGTTGA